Proteins encoded by one window of Geobacter sp. DSM 9736:
- a CDS encoding energy-coupling factor transporter transmembrane protein EcfT, which yields MQPLPTFLTKGATAAAPSSSSRTVRTQILEKGIHHLAELIRNSYIHWESSRRRGLLQPIDPRVKVLFLVLFLVVVSIKRTFMPQGAILLITLLLVAASRLDPFPFFRKAGWAALLFGVLIPLPSLLNLFGDGELLLPLIHLQHEHHFWQYRIPSTIGVTREGLQGMGLLTLRIGNSVALSMLVLHTTSFPELIKALRVLRVPESFVVVIILSYNYVLTFSRTVLDMHLAKKSRLLGRMDGRHSRRWAAGRIAALFHKSRLRCFEIYKAMISRGLENKRVLQPFPPLSSRDRLAFGISLLAAALILAA from the coding sequence ATGCAGCCGCTCCCCACCTTTCTTACTAAAGGCGCAACAGCCGCGGCGCCTTCATCCTCCTCCAGGACGGTCAGGACCCAGATCCTGGAAAAGGGAATTCATCATCTCGCCGAGCTGATCCGGAACAGCTACATTCACTGGGAATCTTCCCGGCGGCGCGGCTTGTTGCAGCCGATCGATCCGCGGGTCAAAGTCCTCTTTCTGGTGCTTTTCCTGGTGGTGGTGAGTATCAAACGGACCTTCATGCCGCAGGGAGCTATCCTGCTCATCACTCTCCTGCTGGTTGCCGCCTCCAGACTCGATCCCTTCCCCTTTTTCAGGAAAGCGGGCTGGGCAGCACTGCTTTTCGGCGTGCTGATCCCCCTGCCGTCGCTGTTGAATCTGTTCGGTGACGGGGAACTGTTGTTACCTCTGATCCACCTGCAGCATGAACATCATTTCTGGCAGTACCGCATCCCCTCCACCATCGGCGTGACCCGCGAGGGTCTCCAGGGCATGGGTCTGCTGACCCTGCGCATCGGCAATTCCGTTGCCCTTTCGATGCTGGTGCTGCATACAACCTCCTTTCCCGAGCTGATCAAGGCGCTGCGTGTGCTTCGTGTTCCGGAAAGCTTCGTTGTGGTGATCATTCTTTCCTACAACTATGTCCTTACCTTCAGCCGCACCGTGTTGGACATGCACTTGGCGAAGAAAAGCCGTCTCCTGGGGAGAATGGACGGCAGGCATTCGAGGCGCTGGGCTGCGGGCCGCATTGCCGCACTCTTTCACAAAAGCCGGCTGCGTTGCTTCGAAATTTACAAGGCAATGATCTCCCGGGGGCTCGAAAACAAGAGAGTGCTGCAGCCATTCCCCCCTCTCAGCTCACGCGATCGCCTGGCTTTTGGCATCTCGCTTCTGGCTGCCGCCCTTATTTTGGCGGCGTGA
- the uvrA gene encoding excinuclease ABC subunit UvrA — MKNHTDSQEKETGVIAIRGARQNNLKNLDIDLPLGELIVVTGVSGSGKSSLAFDTVYAEGQRRYVETFSPYARQFLERMDRPAVDRIEGIPPAIAIDQTNPVRTSRSTVGTMTELNDHLKLLFARAARLFCRGCGREVRRDTPESIAEQILSRAEGEPLRLVVAFTVTVPANFGADEVEGFLASQGYVRILRRDGNTIEVIQDRIVVSEKTRGRLAEALETALRVGKGQVAVHLVTGAGDAGTDTGETLRFSADLHCPDCDIHYGDPTSNLFSFNSPVGACDTCRGFGRVIGVDYGLVIPDGAKTLGDGAIRPFQSGSYGECRDDLVKYARRRGVPIDVPWRDLEEEHRQWVIDGEGSWDEGVWYGVRRFFEWLETKAYKMHIRVLLSKYRAYNECPDCMGARLKPASLLWRIGGRDAADILPPQQRFMPEGVTDEVFRRLPGLTIHDVMLLPISRSRDFFRTLLLPAPLDEAAELLLREVRTRLDYLCDVGLPYLTLDRQSRTLSGGEVQRINLTTSLGTSLVNTLFVLDEPSIGLHPRDIGRVIGVLERLRNAGNSLLVVEHDPQVMLAADRILDIGPGPGEQGGEVIFFGDPAALLGDRQSLTGRYLSGERRVGSGVDLTAPAKGKAHSTATRDAGWIEVAGAAANNLKGIDVRIPLNRLVCITGVSGSGKSTLVEDVLHRGLLKAFGKPTEAPGEHQGIRFLYGDGKRKVHPMNAALPDLPVEYAVGEVVMVDQSPIGRTTRSNPASYVGAFDSIRKLFAAEPLAKERGYTAGTFSFNSGNGRCPTCGGNGFEHVEMQFLSDVYIRCPDCDGRRYREEVLEIFLFPPGGGEGRSVARVLDMTVSEAVAFFAGCRDVLRALEPLEAVGLGYLRLGQPVPTLSGGEAQRLKLAGHLAEASRRRKGTRSLFLFDEPTTGLHFEDIDRLLSALRRLLDEGDSVVVIEHNLDVIGAADWIIDLGPEGGDGGGEVVCAGTPQQIVACAESHTGTSLKEYADQLKVLRAAPKRNRGRSGASSTGGARTAVGLHDQRGIEIRKAREHNLRNIDITIPREKFTVITGVSGSGKSTVAFDILFAEGQRRYLESLNAYARQFVQPSSRPDVDAVTGIPPTVAIEQRTSRGGRKSTVGTMTEIHHFLRLLFVKLGVQHCPECDIPITPQTPDAIVARLLKEFRGKRVTLLAPLITARKGYYTDLAKWAAGKGFNHLRVDGALLPTEPWPRLDRFKEHDIELPVGEVTVSARGEKELRGLVDLALLYGKGLVKVAVTLSRAPAPPELLFSTKRACPSCSRSFPEPDPRLFSYNSKHGWCQKCFGTGLLIAGFDAEQTGEEIWWNEWWEGEERTCPECGGARLRPEALAIRFRERSIADYSALPVEVAEEEFRSLKLQGREGEIARDILSELRSRLAFLREVGLSYLSLDRAAPTLSGGEAQRIRLAAQLGSNLRGVCYILDEPTIGLHPRDNRMLLDTLAKLEGKGNTVVVVEHDEDTIRRAEHLIDLGPGAGVNGGYIVAEGTLDDITASPDSLTGRFLAEPLRHPIFERRSPLAPEEPRLRVLGATLHNLKGVDAEFPLRRLVCVTGVSGSGKSTIVRNVLHDNLKNLVGKKAEVKAAPLRGCAEVTGSEAIGRVLEVDQTPIGKTPRSCPATYVGFWDDIRKLYAGTPEARMHGYTASRFSFNVKGGRCDECEGQGVKTIEMSFLPDVKVSCERCGGGRFNTETLVVRYRGKSIAEVLAMSVDEALLFFQAHTAIRRPLQLLQDVGLGYLTLGQQSPTLSGGEAQRIKLVTELAKAREEAASGETMKTRRSPAASAATLYILDEPTIGLHMADVEKLVRVLHRLVSAGNSVIVIEHNLDVIAEADWVMDLGPEGGSGGGRIVLQGTPEEVARGDSHTARIVAEFLAERGRSF; from the coding sequence ATGAAAAACCATACTGATTCTCAAGAAAAAGAGACCGGCGTCATCGCCATACGCGGGGCGCGTCAGAACAACCTAAAGAACCTGGACATAGATCTTCCTCTTGGCGAGCTCATCGTCGTTACCGGCGTTTCCGGCTCCGGGAAGTCCTCACTTGCCTTCGACACAGTTTATGCGGAAGGACAGCGCCGCTACGTCGAAACATTCTCCCCCTACGCGCGGCAGTTCCTGGAGAGGATGGACCGCCCGGCGGTTGACCGGATAGAGGGCATCCCCCCTGCCATCGCCATCGATCAGACCAACCCGGTCCGCACCTCCCGCTCCACCGTCGGGACCATGACGGAGCTGAACGACCATCTGAAGCTCCTCTTTGCACGTGCGGCCAGGCTTTTCTGTCGTGGGTGCGGCCGGGAGGTGCGCCGAGACACCCCCGAAAGCATTGCGGAGCAGATACTTTCTCGTGCCGAGGGGGAGCCCCTTCGCCTTGTTGTCGCATTCACCGTCACCGTTCCCGCAAATTTCGGTGCCGACGAAGTCGAGGGTTTTCTAGCTTCACAGGGATACGTGCGTATCCTTCGAAGGGACGGGAACACCATCGAAGTGATCCAGGACCGTATCGTCGTATCGGAAAAGACCCGGGGCCGACTTGCCGAGGCCCTGGAGACAGCGCTCCGGGTCGGGAAGGGGCAGGTGGCGGTGCATCTGGTGACCGGAGCCGGGGATGCCGGGACGGATACAGGAGAAACGCTGCGCTTCTCCGCCGATCTCCACTGCCCCGACTGCGACATCCACTACGGCGATCCCACGTCCAACCTCTTTTCGTTCAATTCCCCGGTAGGGGCGTGCGACACCTGCCGCGGCTTCGGGCGGGTGATCGGCGTCGATTACGGGCTTGTCATTCCCGATGGCGCAAAGACACTCGGTGACGGCGCCATCCGGCCATTCCAGAGTGGAAGTTACGGCGAGTGCCGGGACGATCTCGTGAAGTATGCCAGAAGACGGGGTGTTCCCATCGATGTGCCGTGGCGGGACCTTGAGGAGGAGCATAGGCAGTGGGTCATCGATGGGGAGGGCTCCTGGGACGAGGGGGTATGGTACGGGGTGCGCCGCTTTTTCGAGTGGCTGGAGACGAAGGCGTACAAGATGCACATTCGCGTCCTCCTCTCCAAGTACCGCGCCTACAATGAGTGTCCCGACTGCATGGGAGCCCGCCTGAAGCCAGCCTCACTCCTGTGGCGGATCGGCGGGAGAGACGCCGCGGATATACTCCCGCCGCAACAGCGGTTCATGCCGGAGGGCGTTACGGACGAGGTGTTCCGCAGGCTGCCCGGCCTTACGATACACGACGTAATGCTCCTCCCGATCTCCCGAAGCCGTGATTTTTTCCGGACTCTCCTCCTCCCGGCGCCATTGGACGAGGCGGCGGAGCTTCTGCTCAGGGAGGTGAGGACCCGCCTCGACTACCTGTGCGACGTGGGGCTTCCGTATCTGACCCTCGACCGTCAGTCGCGTACTCTCTCGGGAGGCGAGGTGCAGCGGATCAATCTGACGACGTCACTGGGGACCTCCCTGGTGAACACCCTGTTCGTCCTCGACGAACCTTCCATCGGCCTCCATCCCCGGGATATCGGCAGGGTAATAGGTGTTCTGGAGCGGCTGCGGAATGCCGGAAACTCACTCCTCGTCGTGGAGCACGACCCGCAGGTGATGCTGGCGGCGGACCGGATACTGGATATCGGGCCGGGGCCGGGGGAGCAGGGAGGGGAGGTCATCTTCTTCGGTGACCCGGCGGCTCTTCTGGGGGACCGGCAGTCGTTGACGGGGCGGTATCTTTCCGGCGAAAGGAGGGTTGGATCCGGTGTGGACCTGACTGCTCCGGCAAAGGGGAAGGCACATTCTACGGCAACACGCGACGCGGGGTGGATCGAGGTTGCGGGGGCGGCCGCCAACAACCTGAAGGGAATCGACGTCCGCATCCCCCTGAACCGCTTGGTCTGCATAACGGGAGTCTCCGGCTCGGGAAAGTCCACACTGGTGGAGGATGTCCTGCACCGGGGGCTCCTGAAAGCCTTCGGAAAGCCGACGGAGGCACCTGGAGAGCATCAGGGGATCAGATTCCTCTATGGTGACGGAAAACGGAAGGTTCATCCGATGAACGCAGCGCTGCCCGATCTGCCGGTGGAATACGCAGTGGGAGAGGTGGTCATGGTGGACCAGTCCCCCATCGGCCGCACCACCCGCTCCAATCCAGCCAGCTACGTCGGCGCCTTCGACTCCATCCGGAAGCTCTTTGCGGCTGAGCCACTCGCCAAGGAGCGCGGCTATACCGCCGGGACCTTCAGTTTCAATTCGGGGAACGGCCGCTGCCCCACCTGCGGGGGAAACGGATTCGAACATGTGGAGATGCAGTTTCTCTCCGACGTCTACATCCGCTGTCCCGACTGTGACGGCCGCCGCTATCGTGAGGAAGTTCTGGAGATCTTCCTATTTCCCCCGGGGGGAGGCGAGGGGAGGTCGGTGGCTCGGGTCCTGGATATGACCGTCTCGGAAGCTGTCGCCTTCTTTGCCGGATGCCGCGACGTTCTACGCGCCCTGGAACCCCTGGAGGCCGTTGGCCTCGGGTATCTCCGCCTAGGCCAGCCGGTTCCCACACTTTCGGGGGGGGAGGCACAGCGGCTCAAGCTGGCCGGGCATCTGGCGGAGGCCTCCCGGAGGCGGAAGGGGACGCGATCCCTCTTCCTCTTCGACGAGCCGACCACCGGCCTGCATTTCGAGGATATAGACCGCCTTCTTTCGGCGCTGCGGCGCCTGCTGGACGAGGGGGATTCTGTGGTGGTGATCGAACACAACCTGGACGTAATCGGCGCGGCGGACTGGATCATCGACCTGGGCCCGGAGGGGGGGGACGGGGGGGGCGAGGTTGTTTGCGCAGGGACTCCGCAACAGATTGTCGCCTGCGCCGAAAGCCACACCGGAACCTCTTTGAAGGAGTACGCCGATCAACTCAAGGTGCTTCGCGCAGCACCCAAAAGGAACCGGGGGCGGAGCGGAGCGTCGTCAACGGGCGGAGCAAGGACAGCGGTTGGTTTGCACGACCAAAGAGGCATCGAAATCAGGAAAGCAAGGGAGCACAACCTTCGCAACATCGACATCACTATCCCTCGGGAGAAGTTCACCGTAATCACCGGCGTCAGCGGGAGCGGGAAGAGCACCGTCGCCTTCGACATTCTCTTTGCTGAGGGGCAGCGGCGTTATCTAGAATCTCTCAACGCCTACGCCCGGCAGTTCGTGCAGCCATCCTCACGCCCGGATGTGGATGCGGTGACGGGCATTCCTCCAACGGTGGCGATCGAGCAGCGGACGAGCCGCGGGGGGAGGAAGAGCACCGTCGGAACCATGACCGAGATCCACCATTTTCTGCGGCTTCTCTTTGTGAAGCTCGGTGTGCAGCACTGCCCGGAGTGCGACATCCCGATCACGCCGCAGACTCCCGACGCCATCGTGGCCCGCCTTCTGAAAGAGTTCCGGGGGAAGCGGGTCACGCTGCTTGCTCCCCTGATCACAGCGCGTAAAGGGTACTACACCGACCTTGCCAAATGGGCCGCCGGGAAAGGGTTCAATCATCTTCGGGTCGACGGTGCGCTCCTCCCCACCGAGCCGTGGCCACGCCTCGACCGTTTCAAGGAGCACGATATCGAACTGCCGGTGGGGGAGGTGACCGTATCGGCGCGTGGGGAGAAGGAGTTGCGGGGGCTGGTCGATCTGGCGCTTCTATACGGGAAGGGGCTCGTGAAGGTGGCGGTGACGCTTTCACGAGCCCCTGCTCCGCCCGAACTTCTTTTCTCCACGAAGCGCGCCTGCCCTTCCTGCAGCAGGAGCTTCCCCGAACCCGATCCGCGCCTCTTTTCGTACAACTCGAAGCACGGCTGGTGTCAGAAATGTTTCGGCACCGGGCTTCTTATAGCCGGGTTCGATGCGGAGCAGACCGGTGAAGAGATCTGGTGGAACGAATGGTGGGAGGGGGAGGAGCGGACATGTCCGGAGTGCGGCGGGGCGAGGCTTCGGCCCGAGGCTTTGGCCATACGTTTTCGGGAACGGTCGATTGCCGACTACTCGGCGCTTCCCGTTGAGGTTGCGGAAGAGGAGTTCCGGTCGCTGAAGCTCCAGGGGCGGGAGGGGGAGATTGCACGTGACATCCTCTCGGAGCTGCGTTCGAGACTCGCTTTCCTGCGGGAAGTGGGGCTGTCTTACCTGTCGCTGGACCGCGCGGCCCCGACCCTTTCGGGAGGGGAGGCCCAGCGGATACGGCTTGCCGCGCAGCTGGGATCGAACCTGCGGGGAGTCTGCTACATTCTCGACGAGCCGACCATCGGGCTTCATCCCCGGGACAACCGGATGCTCCTGGACACTCTGGCAAAGCTGGAGGGGAAGGGGAACACGGTGGTGGTGGTCGAGCACGACGAGGATACGATCCGGCGGGCCGAACATCTCATCGACCTGGGACCGGGTGCGGGGGTAAATGGTGGATATATCGTCGCGGAGGGAACTTTGGATGATATTACCGCCTCCCCCGATTCGCTTACCGGCAGGTTTCTCGCGGAGCCGCTTCGGCACCCGATCTTCGAGCGGCGATCTCCGCTCGCTCCTGAGGAGCCCCGGTTACGGGTCCTGGGTGCCACGCTTCACAACCTCAAGGGAGTAGACGCGGAGTTTCCGCTCCGCCGGCTAGTCTGCGTCACCGGAGTGTCCGGGAGCGGGAAGAGCACCATAGTCCGGAACGTGCTTCATGACAACCTGAAGAATCTCGTGGGCAAGAAGGCGGAGGTGAAGGCGGCCCCGCTTAGGGGATGTGCTGAAGTCACCGGCTCCGAGGCGATAGGGCGAGTCCTGGAAGTGGATCAGACCCCTATCGGAAAAACCCCCAGGTCCTGCCCCGCGACCTACGTAGGGTTTTGGGACGACATCCGCAAGCTCTATGCGGGGACTCCTGAGGCGAGGATGCACGGCTACACCGCTTCCCGCTTCTCCTTCAACGTCAAGGGGGGGCGGTGCGACGAGTGCGAAGGGCAGGGGGTGAAGACGATCGAGATGAGCTTCCTTCCCGACGTGAAGGTGTCGTGCGAGCGATGCGGGGGAGGACGGTTCAACACGGAGACGCTGGTGGTCCGGTACCGTGGAAAGAGCATTGCGGAAGTCCTCGCCATGAGCGTGGACGAAGCTCTCCTCTTCTTCCAGGCTCATACTGCCATCAGAAGGCCGCTTCAGCTGCTCCAGGACGTGGGCCTCGGTTATCTGACTCTGGGGCAGCAAAGCCCGACCCTTTCGGGAGGGGAGGCGCAACGGATCAAGCTCGTTACGGAACTTGCCAAGGCGCGGGAGGAAGCGGCCTCCGGCGAGACAATGAAGACTCGTCGTTCCCCTGCCGCCTCGGCCGCTACTCTCTATATCCTCGACGAACCGACCATCGGGCTTCACATGGCGGATGTGGAAAAGCTCGTGCGGGTGCTCCATCGCCTCGTCTCCGCGGGGAACAGTGTGATCGTTATCGAACACAACCTCGACGTGATCGCGGAGGCCGACTGGGTGATGGACCTCGGTCCTGAGGGGGGTAGCGGCGGGGGTAGGATCGTCCTGCAGGGGACGCCGGAAGAGGTGGCGAGGGGGGATTCACATACGGCACGGATTGTGGCGGAGTTTCTCGCGGAGCGGGGTAGGAGTTTCTAG
- the nikR gene encoding nickel-responsive transcriptional regulator NikR, giving the protein MSELIRFGISIDAKLLQNFDRLIQQKGYATRSEALRDLIRASLIEGKREDDEEQMVGTVTLVYNHHVRDLSDKLTEHQHAYHHQIISALHVHLDAHNCLEVLVVRGKAREIKKIADELIGVKGVKHGKLVMTATGEEFH; this is encoded by the coding sequence ATGAGTGAACTGATCCGATTCGGCATCTCCATCGATGCGAAGCTTCTGCAGAACTTTGACCGGCTTATCCAGCAGAAAGGCTACGCAACCCGTTCGGAAGCGCTCCGCGATCTTATCAGGGCATCATTGATAGAGGGGAAACGGGAAGATGACGAGGAACAGATGGTGGGGACTGTGACCCTCGTGTACAACCACCATGTGCGGGACCTTTCAGACAAACTGACCGAGCATCAGCACGCCTACCATCACCAGATAATTTCTGCGCTCCACGTCCATCTCGATGCCCATAACTGCCTCGAAGTGCTGGTGGTGCGCGGAAAAGCAAGGGAGATAAAGAAAATCGCGGATGAGCTGATCGGGGTCAAGGGGGTGAAGCACGGCAAACTTGTCATGACCGCCACCGGCGAGGAATTCCACTAG
- a CDS encoding energy-coupling factor ABC transporter ATP-binding protein yields the protein MDPLFSLKQINYRYLDTIPALAGVNLEIGAGQRFAVIGANGCGKSTLLQLMNGLIFPASGGITFRGYPLTEETLRQEGFLRFFRERVGYVFQDSDVQLFCPTVLDELLYGPLQLSISEEEAEQRAFEVLKMLGMENHADRPTYMLSGGEKKRVAIGSVLTMNPEALLLDEPTNGLDPRTQSFLIDLLVSLNEAGKTIILATHDLNLVADLDMHVALMSEDHRIEKIGAASEILSDEDLLLRTNLIHEHRHIHGGRSHHHRHVHVAFHRHLEEQSDIPCQGGNTNE from the coding sequence ATGGACCCGCTCTTCTCGCTGAAACAGATCAATTACCGGTACCTGGATACGATTCCCGCTCTGGCGGGGGTCAATCTCGAAATCGGCGCCGGCCAGCGTTTTGCCGTCATCGGCGCCAACGGATGCGGAAAATCGACGCTGCTCCAGCTCATGAACGGCCTCATATTTCCGGCAAGCGGCGGCATCACCTTCAGAGGCTATCCCCTCACCGAGGAAACCCTCCGGCAGGAAGGGTTTCTACGCTTCTTCAGGGAGAGGGTCGGCTATGTTTTCCAGGATTCCGATGTGCAGCTCTTCTGCCCTACCGTGCTGGACGAGCTGCTGTACGGCCCGCTGCAATTGTCGATCAGCGAAGAAGAGGCGGAGCAGAGAGCCTTCGAAGTCCTCAAGATGCTCGGCATGGAGAACCATGCGGACCGCCCCACCTATATGCTGTCCGGCGGAGAAAAGAAGCGTGTGGCCATCGGCTCCGTCCTCACCATGAACCCCGAGGCGCTGCTGCTGGACGAACCGACGAACGGGCTCGATCCCCGTACGCAATCATTCCTCATCGACCTGCTGGTTTCCCTGAACGAGGCGGGCAAGACCATAATCCTCGCAACCCACGACCTGAATCTGGTAGCCGACCTCGATATGCACGTGGCCCTGATGTCGGAAGATCACCGGATAGAAAAAATCGGAGCGGCGTCGGAAATCCTATCAGACGAGGACCTGCTGCTACGGACCAACCTGATCCATGAACACCGTCACATACATGGCGGCCGGAGCCATCATCACCGCCACGTCCACGTCGCCTTTCATCGGCATCTCGAAGAACAGTCCGACATCCCGTGCCAAGGGGGCAACACCAATGAGTGA